One genomic region from Reichenbachiella ulvae encodes:
- the bla gene encoding subclass B1 metallo-beta-lactamase, which yields MIRTLLLSLFCLALYACSTQVTEQKEISTAKPEWEEKYQSENLIIRQISPHCYQYISYLSTQDFGKVECNGMIVMKDKQAYVFDTPATPEGSSELVSWLQDSLQVSTRLIVPTHFHSDCLAGLGVFHKNGIPSMAEAETYQLARADSVEVLPLSSFGGGMDFTIGQDTIKVYDPGPGHTADNVVVYYSADRVLFGGCLVKSDGAGKGYLGDADVANWPNSIKNIQSQFPDIVWVIPGHGEVGSTQLLDYTIQLFQNE from the coding sequence ATGATAAGAACCCTCCTGCTAAGCTTGTTTTGTTTGGCTCTGTATGCTTGTAGTACTCAGGTGACTGAACAAAAAGAAATTTCAACTGCTAAACCTGAATGGGAAGAAAAGTACCAATCAGAAAACTTGATCATTCGCCAAATCTCTCCTCATTGCTATCAATATATTTCTTATTTGTCAACACAGGATTTTGGCAAGGTAGAATGCAATGGAATGATCGTGATGAAAGATAAGCAAGCCTATGTGTTTGATACTCCTGCTACGCCTGAGGGTTCTTCAGAATTGGTTTCATGGCTCCAGGATAGTCTGCAAGTAAGTACTAGACTCATTGTGCCTACACATTTTCATTCAGATTGCCTGGCTGGCTTGGGTGTTTTTCATAAAAATGGGATTCCTTCCATGGCGGAAGCTGAGACTTATCAATTGGCTCGTGCGGACTCTGTTGAGGTGTTGCCTCTGAGCTCATTTGGTGGCGGCATGGATTTTACTATTGGGCAAGATACCATCAAGGTTTATGATCCAGGACCTGGACATACAGCTGATAATGTAGTGGTTTATTATTCTGCAGATCGGGTTTTGTTTGGCGGATGTCTGGTGAAATCTGACGGAGCAGGAAAGGGGTATTTAGGTGATGCAGATGTTGCCAATTGGCCTAATAGCATTAAGAATATTCAGAGCCAATTTCCTGATATCGTGTGGGTGATACCGGGCCATGGGGAGGTTGGGAGTACTCAATTGTTGGATTATACCATTCAACTCTTTCAAAACGAATAA